A single Microbacterium protaetiae DNA region contains:
- a CDS encoding LacI family DNA-binding transcriptional regulator, whose amino-acid sequence MRQAVTIEEVAAAAGVSRSTVSRVVNGSTAVSPSALEAVQRAIADLKYVPNRAARSLASRQTLAIGLVVPEDTTRFFGDPFFASIVSGINERLVRSDYVLNLFIASDDPGHKMTSYMRGGNVDGAIIVSHHTSDTFVDRIAATMPVVYGGRPVREREGDHYVDVDNIAAGRDATSYLISRGHRRIATITGPTTMAAAVDRLEGYRRALQAAGLPEGASEDGAFSSDGGADAMRRILAAGERPDAIFVASDLMARGAMTVLAEAGLRVPDDVAIVGFDDSPVAISVSPQLTTMRQPSFEQGQTMAGLLLDILAGKNPPHGTILTADLVVRASA is encoded by the coding sequence ATGCGACAGGCGGTGACGATCGAAGAGGTCGCCGCCGCTGCCGGTGTCTCGCGCTCGACGGTGTCGCGCGTGGTCAACGGCTCGACGGCTGTGAGCCCGTCGGCGCTCGAGGCCGTGCAGCGCGCCATCGCCGACCTGAAGTACGTGCCCAACCGGGCGGCCCGATCCCTCGCGAGCAGGCAGACGCTCGCGATCGGGCTGGTCGTTCCCGAAGACACCACGCGGTTCTTCGGCGACCCGTTCTTCGCCTCGATCGTCTCGGGCATCAACGAGCGTCTGGTGCGCAGTGACTACGTGCTGAACCTCTTCATCGCCAGCGATGATCCGGGTCACAAGATGACCAGTTACATGCGGGGCGGCAACGTCGACGGGGCCATCATCGTGTCGCACCACACCAGCGACACGTTCGTCGACCGCATCGCGGCGACCATGCCGGTGGTCTACGGCGGCCGTCCGGTGCGCGAGCGTGAGGGCGATCACTACGTCGACGTCGACAACATCGCCGCCGGGCGCGATGCCACCAGCTATCTGATCTCGCGAGGGCACCGCCGCATCGCCACCATCACCGGCCCGACGACGATGGCTGCGGCCGTCGATCGCCTGGAGGGGTATCGCCGGGCGCTGCAGGCGGCGGGCCTGCCCGAGGGCGCCAGCGAAGACGGCGCGTTCTCGTCGGACGGCGGCGCCGACGCCATGCGCCGGATCCTTGCCGCGGGCGAGCGGCCCGACGCCATCTTCGTCGCCAGCGACCTGATGGCACGCGGCGCGATGACCGTGCTCGCCGAAGCCGGGCTGCGTGTGCCCGACGACGTCGCCATCGTGGGCTTCGACGACTCGCCGGTGGCGATCTCGGTCTCGCCCCAGCTGACGACGATGCGCCAGCCATCGTTCGAGCAGGGGCAGACGATGGCCGGGTTGCTGCTGGACATTCTGGCCGGCAAGAACCCCCCGCACGGCACGATCTTGACCGCCGACCTCGTGGTGCGCGCCTCTGCCTGA
- a CDS encoding carbohydrate ABC transporter permease: protein MTAQTLTAAPARASRHRRGGFGIERRPGWFSYTLVAVFFIAGAYPLYWSFIVGSRDNSAMTQTWPPLLPGGQFWTNVGEVFDTIDFWKALGNSIIVAGVITASVILFSTLAGYAFAKLRFRGREGLMVFVIATLAVPTQLGIIPMFMVMKQFGWTGTLGAVIIPTLVTAFGVFFMRQYLVDVIPDELIEAARIDGASMIRTFWHVGVPAARPAMGILGLFTFMTAWTDFLWPLLVVPQNPTLQVALSQLQSARYVDYSIVLAGAILATLPLIVVLIVAGKQLVSGIMAGAVKG from the coding sequence ATGACCGCCCAGACTCTCACCGCCGCGCCCGCGCGCGCCAGCCGGCACCGTCGCGGCGGTTTCGGCATCGAACGCCGCCCGGGGTGGTTCAGCTATACCCTCGTCGCTGTCTTCTTCATCGCGGGCGCCTACCCGTTGTACTGGTCGTTCATCGTCGGGTCGCGCGACAACTCGGCCATGACCCAGACGTGGCCGCCGCTGCTGCCGGGCGGGCAGTTCTGGACGAACGTCGGCGAAGTGTTCGACACCATCGATTTCTGGAAGGCCCTCGGCAACTCGATCATCGTGGCCGGTGTCATCACGGCGTCGGTCATCTTGTTCTCCACGCTGGCCGGGTACGCGTTCGCGAAGCTGCGGTTCCGGGGTCGGGAGGGCCTGATGGTCTTCGTCATCGCGACGCTGGCCGTGCCCACACAGCTGGGCATCATCCCGATGTTCATGGTGATGAAGCAGTTCGGCTGGACCGGCACGCTGGGGGCTGTCATCATCCCCACCTTGGTGACGGCTTTCGGCGTGTTCTTCATGCGGCAGTACCTGGTCGATGTGATTCCCGATGAGCTCATCGAGGCCGCTCGCATCGACGGCGCCAGCATGATCCGCACGTTCTGGCATGTGGGTGTGCCCGCGGCACGCCCCGCCATGGGGATCCTGGGCCTCTTCACCTTCATGACCGCATGGACCGACTTTCTGTGGCCCCTGCTCGTCGTGCCGCAGAACCCGACCCTGCAGGTCGCCCTCAGCCAGTTGCAGAGTGCGCGCTATGTGGACTACTCCATCGTGCTCGCCGGTGCGATCCTGGCGACCCTGCCGCTGATCGTCGTCCTGATCGTGGCCGGAAAGCAGCTGGTCAGCGGCATCATGGCCGGCGCTGTGAAAGGCTGA
- a CDS encoding ABC transporter substrate-binding protein, with the protein MKSRALRRALIVTAAASTVAIALAGCSGSDDKGASGDSNEKITLTVTTFGSMGLDSLYKKYEADHPNITIKPTNIDTGGNALTDWQTKQAAGSGLPDVQAVEEGWLSKVMQVSDSFTDLRDYGADDIKDRWVSWKVDQATDKDGRIIGYGTDIGPEGLCYNRKLFAAADLPTDRDEVAKLFGGDDATWEDYFKIGKQYHEKTGKAWYDQSGFVWNSMVNQLPEGYYKADGTLNVKDNADLKARWALLAQGAADGLSSNQTQWDWGGGKAFIDGSFATFVCPAWMLANVKGPTEAAGGDASTGWDFADVFPGGPANWGGSFLTVPTTSKHPKEAAALAEYLTSAPSLVTAFQAAGAFPSVIEAQTDPGVTGESELTKFFNDAPIGKILARRADGVKAQFKGPDDSVIQEQVFGPSIQQLDSGDADGQQAWDNAMKLLDQLVVNN; encoded by the coding sequence GTGAAATCACGTGCACTGCGACGCGCCCTCATCGTGACGGCCGCCGCATCCACCGTCGCCATCGCGCTCGCCGGCTGTTCCGGCAGCGACGACAAGGGCGCCTCCGGCGACTCAAACGAGAAGATCACGCTCACCGTGACCACGTTCGGTTCGATGGGCCTGGACTCGCTCTATAAGAAGTACGAGGCAGACCACCCGAACATCACGATCAAGCCCACCAACATCGACACCGGCGGCAACGCGCTGACCGACTGGCAGACCAAGCAGGCCGCCGGTTCGGGTCTGCCCGATGTGCAGGCTGTCGAAGAGGGCTGGCTGAGCAAGGTCATGCAGGTCAGCGACTCGTTCACCGACCTGCGCGACTACGGCGCCGACGACATCAAGGACCGCTGGGTCTCTTGGAAGGTCGACCAGGCCACCGACAAGGACGGCCGCATCATCGGCTACGGCACCGACATCGGCCCCGAGGGTCTGTGTTACAACAGAAAGCTGTTCGCCGCAGCCGACCTGCCCACTGACCGCGACGAGGTCGCCAAGCTGTTCGGCGGCGACGACGCGACCTGGGAGGACTACTTCAAGATCGGCAAGCAGTATCACGAGAAGACCGGCAAGGCCTGGTATGACCAGTCCGGCTTCGTCTGGAACTCGATGGTCAACCAGCTGCCCGAGGGCTACTACAAGGCAGACGGCACGCTGAACGTCAAGGACAACGCCGACCTGAAGGCGCGCTGGGCACTGCTCGCGCAGGGTGCAGCCGACGGCCTGTCGAGCAACCAGACGCAGTGGGACTGGGGTGGGGGCAAGGCCTTTATCGATGGATCGTTCGCGACCTTCGTGTGCCCCGCGTGGATGCTCGCAAACGTCAAGGGACCGACCGAGGCTGCCGGCGGTGACGCCAGCACCGGGTGGGACTTCGCCGACGTCTTCCCGGGTGGCCCGGCCAACTGGGGCGGTTCGTTCCTGACCGTGCCGACCACCTCGAAGCACCCGAAGGAGGCCGCAGCGCTGGCCGAGTACCTCACCAGCGCTCCGTCACTGGTGACCGCCTTCCAGGCTGCCGGTGCATTCCCGAGCGTCATCGAGGCACAGACCGACCCCGGCGTGACCGGTGAGAGCGAACTGACGAAGTTCTTCAATGACGCCCCGATCGGCAAGATCCTGGCCCGACGCGCCGACGGCGTGAAGGCGCAGTTCAAGGGCCCGGATGACTCGGTCATCCAGGAGCAGGTGTTCGGTCCGAGCATCCAGCAGCTCGACTCTGGCGACGCCGACGGGCAGCAGGCGTGGGACAACGCCATGAAGCTGCTCGACCAGCTGGTCGTCAACAACTAG
- a CDS encoding fumarylacetoacetate hydrolase family protein: MKLARFSTAASDDVRIARVDGDDVIDLSEVPGVGTSLRALLPRLPELREALAAASGPRHALADVHLHAPIDDPQKYLGIGMNYKEHAEEARQAGIPTPTSQMWFNKQVSCIVGPFDDIVKPDISDQLDYEIELAVVIGQRCRHVAVEDARSVIAGYLVANDVSVRDWLHKRSPTFTLGKSFDTHGPIGPWLTTDDEIDDPLNLHMQLTVNGDVRQDFATSDMIYDIYEQIAYLTQVFTLMPGDILATGTPAGIGAPTGRFLVPGDLVRGQIEGLGAIENRVVAEGAPAQG; encoded by the coding sequence ATGAAGCTCGCACGTTTCAGCACCGCCGCGTCCGATGACGTGCGCATCGCGCGCGTCGACGGCGACGACGTCATCGACCTCTCCGAGGTGCCGGGAGTCGGTACCTCGTTGCGCGCCCTTCTGCCGCGGCTGCCCGAGCTGCGCGAAGCGCTGGCCGCGGCATCCGGCCCCCGTCACGCCCTGGCCGACGTGCACCTGCACGCGCCCATCGATGACCCGCAGAAATACCTCGGCATCGGTATGAACTACAAGGAACACGCCGAAGAGGCACGGCAGGCCGGCATCCCCACGCCGACCAGCCAGATGTGGTTCAACAAGCAGGTGTCGTGCATCGTCGGACCCTTCGACGACATCGTCAAACCCGACATCTCGGACCAGCTCGACTATGAGATCGAACTGGCGGTGGTGATCGGTCAGCGCTGCCGGCACGTTGCAGTCGAGGACGCCCGATCGGTGATCGCCGGTTATCTCGTGGCCAACGATGTGTCGGTGCGCGACTGGCTGCACAAGCGCTCGCCCACCTTCACGCTGGGCAAGTCGTTCGACACGCACGGACCGATCGGGCCCTGGCTGACCACCGACGACGAGATCGACGACCCGCTGAACCTGCACATGCAGCTGACGGTCAACGGCGACGTGCGTCAGGACTTCGCCACCTCGGACATGATCTACGACATCTACGAGCAGATCGCGTATCTCACCCAGGTGTTCACGCTCATGCCCGGCGACATCCTGGCCACCGGCACGCCGGCGGGGATCGGGGCGCCCACGGGACGGTTCCTCGTTCCCGGCGACCTCGTGCGCGGTCAGATCGAAGGCTTGGGGGCCATCGAGAACCGAGTGGTCGCAGAGGGCGCGCCCGCGCAAGGATAG
- a CDS encoding GH1 family beta-glucosidase, with product MTTSNRPFPPDFLFGAATAAFQIEGATHEDGRRDSIWDAFCREPGAVFGGDNGDVACDHYHRYRDDVALMKRLGLQTYRFSVSWARVRPDGGARNAKGIDFYKRLVDELRAADILPWLTLYHWDLPQALQERGGWTVRETAERFTEYALDVHDALGDRVNVWTTLNEPWCASFLSYTGGEHAPGHTSIEEGLLASHHLLLAHGSTVQALRARDASLDLGITLNHTVADPADPGNPGDVDAARRVDGQFNRWFLDPIHRASYPADIVEDIRAVDAAAVASFEAAILDGDLATIAQPIDTQGVNYYHGDLVSGTAPEHPPVSGGPATTRPGRSPYPSHAGIHAVERGLPRTSQNWEVQPEGLTRLLRRLSDEYTRAKGVRLVVTENGAAFDDVVAADGVHDQERVAYVQAHLGAVLDAVDAGVDVGGYFYWSLMDNFEWAWGYDKRFGIVRVDYDTQERTPKDSALEYARIIAGRTLGATEPAVAR from the coding sequence ATGACCACGAGCAACCGCCCCTTTCCGCCGGACTTTCTGTTCGGCGCCGCGACGGCCGCCTTCCAGATCGAGGGCGCCACGCACGAGGACGGCCGCCGGGACTCGATCTGGGATGCCTTCTGCCGCGAGCCCGGCGCCGTGTTCGGCGGTGACAACGGCGATGTCGCGTGCGATCACTACCACCGGTACCGCGACGACGTCGCCCTGATGAAGCGCCTCGGCCTGCAGACGTATCGGTTCTCGGTGTCGTGGGCGCGCGTGCGGCCCGACGGCGGCGCACGCAACGCGAAGGGCATCGACTTCTACAAGCGCCTGGTCGACGAGCTGCGGGCCGCCGACATCCTGCCCTGGCTGACGCTCTACCACTGGGACCTACCCCAGGCGCTGCAGGAGCGTGGCGGCTGGACGGTGCGCGAGACGGCCGAGCGGTTCACTGAATACGCTCTCGACGTGCACGATGCGCTGGGCGACCGGGTGAACGTGTGGACGACGCTGAACGAGCCGTGGTGCGCCTCGTTCCTCAGCTACACCGGCGGCGAGCACGCCCCCGGCCACACCAGCATCGAGGAGGGGCTGCTCGCCTCGCACCACCTGCTGCTGGCCCACGGCTCCACAGTGCAGGCGTTGCGTGCGCGGGATGCCTCGCTCGATCTGGGCATCACGCTGAACCACACCGTGGCCGACCCGGCCGATCCGGGCAACCCCGGCGACGTCGATGCCGCGCGCCGCGTCGACGGGCAGTTCAACCGGTGGTTCCTCGACCCCATCCACCGCGCGAGCTACCCGGCCGACATCGTCGAAGACATCCGGGCCGTGGATGCCGCGGCCGTGGCATCCTTCGAAGCAGCGATCCTCGACGGCGACCTGGCCACCATTGCGCAGCCGATCGACACCCAGGGCGTGAACTACTATCACGGCGACCTCGTCTCGGGCACGGCGCCCGAGCATCCGCCGGTGTCGGGCGGGCCGGCCACGACGCGGCCCGGACGCAGCCCGTATCCGTCGCATGCCGGCATCCATGCCGTCGAGCGCGGCCTGCCGCGCACCAGCCAGAACTGGGAGGTGCAGCCCGAGGGGCTGACCCGCCTGCTGCGTCGGTTGTCAGACGAGTACACGCGGGCGAAGGGCGTCAGGCTTGTCGTCACCGAGAACGGCGCGGCGTTCGACGACGTCGTGGCCGCTGACGGCGTGCACGACCAGGAGCGCGTCGCCTACGTGCAGGCGCATCTGGGCGCGGTGCTGGACGCCGTGGATGCCGGCGTCGACGTGGGCGGATACTTCTACTGGTCGCTGATGGACAACTTCGAGTGGGCCTGGGGGTACGACAAGCGGTTCGGTATCGTGCGCGTCGACTACGACACCCAGGAGCGCACCCCGAAAGACAGCGCCCTCGAATACGCACGCATCATCGCGGGGCGCACCCTCGGTGCGACCGAACCCGCGGTGGCCCGGTAG
- a CDS encoding carbohydrate ABC transporter permease, with amino-acid sequence MTSTISSPPRRPQAPPRDAASTSRITFRQRLNRWDVRYSPYFYVAPFFLLFGVVGLFPLLYTFVVSLNDWNLLTGPGDWVGLKNFTTELTDPLFWNSVFNTFSIFFLSAIPQLIAATVIAAVLDQNLRAKTFWRISVILPYVVTPVAVTLIFSNMFSEKYGLINNLLDAFHLPGVMWKTDTLPSHLAIATMVNWRWTGYNALILLAAMQAVPRDLHESAAIDGAGAVRRFFSVTIPSIKPTFIFVVITATIGGLQIFTEPKLFNAASAIPGGPQRQYQTTVLYLWDLAFNRQNFGKAAAVAWILFLIIVLIGLVNFLITRSISGAEAKAISRRKQRKLARVRAAEAAAVDASPAVAAGTERGIE; translated from the coding sequence ATGACTTCCACGATTTCCTCGCCGCCACGCCGCCCGCAGGCCCCGCCCCGAGATGCGGCATCCACCTCGCGGATCACCTTCCGTCAGCGCCTCAATCGCTGGGACGTGCGCTACTCGCCGTACTTCTACGTCGCCCCGTTCTTTCTGCTGTTCGGCGTCGTCGGCCTGTTCCCCCTGCTGTACACATTCGTCGTCTCGCTGAACGACTGGAACCTGCTCACCGGCCCCGGTGACTGGGTGGGGTTGAAGAACTTCACCACCGAGCTGACCGACCCGCTGTTCTGGAACTCGGTGTTCAACACCTTCAGCATCTTCTTCCTCTCGGCGATCCCGCAGTTGATCGCGGCCACGGTCATCGCCGCCGTGCTCGACCAGAACCTGCGCGCGAAGACGTTCTGGCGCATCTCGGTGATCCTGCCCTATGTGGTCACCCCGGTCGCGGTCACCCTCATCTTCAGCAACATGTTCAGTGAGAAGTACGGCCTCATCAACAATCTGCTCGACGCTTTCCACCTGCCGGGGGTGATGTGGAAGACCGACACGCTGCCCAGCCACCTCGCCATCGCGACCATGGTCAACTGGCGCTGGACCGGGTACAACGCACTCATCCTGCTGGCTGCCATGCAGGCGGTGCCGCGTGATCTTCACGAGTCCGCAGCCATCGACGGCGCGGGCGCGGTACGCAGGTTCTTCTCGGTCACCATCCCCAGCATCAAGCCGACGTTCATCTTCGTCGTGATCACCGCCACGATCGGCGGGCTGCAGATCTTCACCGAACCGAAGCTCTTCAACGCCGCCAGTGCCATCCCCGGTGGTCCACAGCGGCAATATCAGACGACGGTGCTGTATCTGTGGGACCTCGCCTTCAACCGTCAGAACTTCGGCAAGGCCGCCGCCGTCGCCTGGATCCTCTTCCTGATCATCGTGCTCATCGGCCTCGTCAACTTCCTCATCACCCGCAGCATCTCCGGCGCTGAGGCCAAGGCGATATCGCGTCGCAAACAGCGCAAGCTCGCCCGGGTGCGTGCTGCAGAAGCCGCAGCGGTGGATGCTTCGCCCGCCGTGGCCGCCGGCACCGAAAGGGGCATCGAATGA
- a CDS encoding RidA family protein, whose protein sequence is MPRRQSIHIGGFSHENPIPAGSRIGPFLFSGALTGRDPQTREMPTSLAEQCANAFHHVRALLRAAGGSVDDIVKMTFWLVDYRDREALNAQWLAMFPDAASRPARHTMAAQLDRGALIQCDLVAVLPDSPL, encoded by the coding sequence ATGCCGCGACGACAGAGCATCCACATCGGCGGGTTCTCACACGAGAACCCGATCCCGGCGGGCAGCCGCATCGGGCCGTTCCTGTTCAGCGGGGCGCTCACCGGGCGCGACCCGCAGACGCGGGAGATGCCCACCTCACTGGCCGAGCAGTGCGCGAACGCCTTTCATCACGTGCGCGCACTGCTGAGAGCCGCCGGCGGTTCGGTCGACGACATCGTGAAGATGACGTTCTGGCTCGTCGACTACCGCGACCGCGAGGCGCTCAACGCCCAGTGGCTGGCGATGTTCCCGGATGCCGCGTCCCGCCCCGCACGCCACACGATGGCTGCACAGCTCGACCGGGGGGCGCTCATTCAGTGCGACCTCGTCGCGGTGCTTCCCGATTCGCCTCTGTGA
- a CDS encoding FAD-dependent monooxygenase: MLDIAIIGAGPAGLAAALRLHQKGFRPRIYETVTELKPLGVGLDIKTYAAEEFDQLGLLDQFRAISVEARESIFYNKYGQEIYAELCGTAAGYEYEQRFVHRGILQMLLYRTVLERLGADAVVQGARLLRYEQDDNAVTLHLQHADGRTEQATADILIAADGIKSVVRRQMHPESADPVYSGITMWRGTTLMEPFRDGHTILHIGAPDISSMIVYPIADDFEGSGKTLVNWVVEATRDESIEDWNQLGSIDEVMHYYDQCAIPFLDVQQMLRNAREVYLFPLIRHDPLTSWTDGRVVLIGDAAHAMYPRGGNGACQSIVDGAALAAKLASIDDPLQALTAFESERLQMVNAIVMSHRGEGYEVIRRMVEERTGGQRFDDIEKVLPLEEANAIFSTYHAMVGQKRIGFAQDEPTGFRTDDALTGSAR, from the coding sequence ATGCTCGACATCGCCATCATCGGAGCCGGCCCCGCGGGCCTGGCCGCAGCCCTGCGCCTGCATCAGAAGGGCTTCCGCCCCCGCATCTATGAGACGGTCACCGAGCTCAAGCCCCTCGGTGTCGGCCTGGACATCAAGACCTATGCCGCCGAGGAGTTCGATCAGCTCGGTCTGCTCGACCAGTTCCGGGCGATCTCGGTGGAGGCGCGCGAGTCGATCTTCTACAACAAGTACGGCCAGGAGATCTACGCCGAACTCTGCGGCACCGCCGCAGGATACGAATACGAACAGCGCTTCGTGCACCGCGGCATCCTGCAGATGCTGCTGTACCGCACCGTGCTCGAACGGCTCGGCGCCGACGCCGTTGTCCAGGGCGCCCGACTGCTGCGCTACGAACAAGACGACAACGCGGTCACCCTGCACCTGCAGCACGCCGACGGTCGCACCGAACAGGCCACCGCCGACATCCTCATCGCCGCCGACGGCATCAAGTCGGTCGTGCGCCGGCAGATGCACCCCGAGAGTGCCGATCCGGTCTATTCGGGCATCACGATGTGGCGCGGCACCACCCTGATGGAGCCCTTCCGCGACGGCCACACGATTCTGCACATCGGCGCGCCCGACATCTCGAGCATGATCGTCTACCCGATCGCCGACGACTTCGAAGGATCGGGCAAGACGCTCGTGAACTGGGTCGTCGAGGCCACCCGCGACGAGTCGATCGAAGACTGGAACCAGCTCGGGTCGATCGACGAGGTCATGCACTATTACGATCAGTGCGCCATCCCGTTCCTGGATGTGCAGCAGATGCTGCGCAACGCCCGCGAGGTGTACCTGTTCCCGCTCATCCGGCACGACCCGCTGACCAGCTGGACCGACGGCCGGGTCGTGCTCATCGGCGACGCCGCGCACGCGATGTATCCGCGCGGTGGAAACGGCGCCTGCCAGTCCATCGTCGACGGGGCCGCACTGGCGGCCAAGCTCGCGAGCATCGACGACCCGCTTCAGGCTCTGACGGCGTTCGAGTCGGAGCGGCTGCAGATGGTCAACGCCATCGTCATGTCGCACCGCGGCGAGGGCTACGAGGTGATCCGTCGCATGGTCGAAGAGCGCACCGGCGGCCAGCGCTTCGACGACATCGAGAAGGTGCTGCCGCTCGAAGAGGCCAACGCCATCTTCAGCACGTACCACGCGATGGTCGGACAGAAGCGCATCGGATTCGCGCAGGACGAGCCCACCGGGTTCCGCACCGACGACGCGCTGACCGGGTCGGCGCGGTGA
- a CDS encoding MFS transporter, translating to MPGDDTISVVAGTRARTIRTLVILALLTAAAPLSVDIYTPSLPRIQADLGGGAWLAEGSVTTCLLGIAVGQLLWGPLSDRFGRRPVVLIGAIGWTLASAASAFAPTAAVLLAVRVAVGLCGAAGIVVARSIVRDISSDDHLTGSRIGMLSVVTGIAPVIAPTIGAGIAQLFGWRADFLALALLGALTATAFALWVPETMGVAVRTDAAPPGAVPADAAPPGTGRMSTVRTSAARALASALRNRQLLGAALAIGLFSLGFYAYIATAAFIVEREYGHSPAVFAGVFATNAAAMLVATLVFRAVVRRRHAALPLGIGLAISGLSGAGLLVGAGLNAPEGLIWTLSALFAAGAGFVLPAAHSWGQATAVASGAASALTGAFQFFGGALGSPVTGVIGTTAAHLGGLIALACVLAAGAWLFGLSARR from the coding sequence GTGCCCGGTGACGACACGATCTCGGTCGTCGCCGGCACCCGTGCGCGCACGATCCGCACCCTGGTGATCCTGGCGCTGCTGACCGCCGCAGCCCCGTTGTCGGTGGACATCTACACGCCGTCGCTGCCACGCATCCAGGCGGATCTGGGCGGCGGCGCATGGCTGGCCGAAGGCAGCGTCACGACGTGCTTGCTGGGCATCGCCGTGGGGCAGTTGCTGTGGGGCCCGCTCAGCGACCGCTTCGGCCGGCGACCGGTCGTGCTCATCGGTGCGATCGGCTGGACGCTCGCCTCTGCCGCCAGTGCCTTCGCACCGACGGCCGCCGTGCTGCTGGCCGTGCGCGTCGCGGTCGGACTCTGCGGCGCGGCGGGGATCGTGGTGGCCCGCAGCATCGTGCGCGACATCTCGTCGGACGACCACCTCACCGGATCACGGATCGGGATGCTGTCGGTGGTCACCGGCATCGCGCCGGTGATAGCCCCCACGATCGGGGCGGGCATCGCGCAGCTGTTCGGCTGGCGCGCCGATTTTCTGGCCCTCGCTCTGCTCGGTGCACTGACAGCCACGGCTTTCGCCCTGTGGGTTCCCGAGACGATGGGCGTCGCGGTGCGTACGGATGCTGCGCCGCCGGGTGCTGTGCCCGCGGATGCTGCGCCGCCGGGCACCGGGCGCATGAGCACGGTACGCACCAGCGCCGCACGCGCGCTGGCAAGCGCGCTGCGCAACCGCCAACTGCTCGGCGCAGCGCTGGCGATCGGCCTCTTCTCGCTCGGCTTCTATGCCTACATCGCCACGGCGGCGTTCATCGTCGAGCGCGAGTATGGGCACTCCCCCGCCGTCTTCGCAGGGGTGTTCGCCACGAACGCCGCCGCCATGCTCGTGGCCACGCTGGTCTTTCGCGCGGTCGTGCGCCGCAGGCACGCCGCACTGCCGCTGGGTATCGGGCTGGCCATCAGTGGTCTGAGTGGCGCCGGTCTTCTGGTCGGCGCCGGGCTGAATGCCCCCGAGGGGCTGATCTGGACGTTGTCGGCGCTCTTCGCCGCGGGCGCGGGGTTCGTTCTGCCGGCCGCGCACAGCTGGGGTCAAGCCACCGCGGTCGCCAGCGGCGCGGCATCCGCCCTCACCGGTGCCTTCCAGTTCTTCGGCGGTGCGCTCGGATCACCGGTCACCGGCGTGATCGGCACGACCGCCGCGCACCTGGGCGGGCTGATAGCGCTGGCGTGCGTGCTCGCCGCCGGTGCCTGGCTGTTCGGACTGAGCGCGCGCCGTTGA
- a CDS encoding YybH family protein has product MSGIHPADQATRAELLEVEARRRQALIDGDIAALDDLFDDSLVHIHAPGLVHDKAHLLEHVAARRAYLDMWRGELNMRVAGDIAVVTGELTNRMRAPGGGERTLSGPVTQVLHRGADGAWRYVSFQMTPHGDEVWGKLPSEQDAANEEDSR; this is encoded by the coding sequence GTGAGCGGCATCCATCCGGCTGACCAGGCGACGCGCGCTGAGCTTCTCGAGGTCGAAGCACGCCGCCGCCAGGCACTCATCGACGGCGACATCGCCGCCCTCGACGACCTCTTCGACGACTCACTCGTGCACATCCACGCCCCGGGCCTGGTGCACGACAAAGCCCACCTGCTCGAGCATGTCGCCGCCCGCCGCGCCTACCTGGACATGTGGCGCGGCGAGCTGAACATGCGGGTCGCCGGGGATATCGCCGTCGTCACCGGCGAGCTGACAAACCGCATGCGCGCCCCCGGTGGCGGCGAGCGCACCCTGAGCGGACCGGTCACCCAGGTGCTGCATCGCGGGGCCGACGGCGCGTGGCGATATGTGAGCTTTCAGATGACTCCGCACGGCGACGAGGTGTGGGGCAAGCTGCCCAGTGAGCAGGATGCCGCGAACGAGGAGGATTCCCGATGA